GTACGATTCGGTATGGAATGCTTGTTGGAGTAGTCACGCACGACTAAGATGCGTGAACGATATGGACGTTTTTAGGAGGCTTTCATGGTCCGGTCGTCTTCAAGCTCGATCGATCGACAAATGTCGGGCTGCGATCAAGAAGCGCGCGTAGCTCGGATTCTGATGCTAGAGATTGAGTTCATCCCCAGCGATGAATTCGAATCAATGCTGGCCGCGAAAACAAAGACACAGAAATTTGAAATCGACACTCCGAAGCGGGCTCCACGCCGACGGGTTGCTCCTGATGGTGAACACACGTCCTGTCTCTCGTCGGCACTCAGTGAACCACTGCTCAGCTTTGCTGAAGAACAGTTCGAATTTCGGCGAATGAATTACCTGAAATTCGTGGCCGCACGCCTTCAAACGTCACTCAACCCACGCCGCCCCTCAATCACGAAAGTCGCCGAGATCGAACGGCTGCTGGTCGAAGCCAAGGAAGTTCGCGATCACATTATTCGCAGCAACCTTCGCCTTGTCGTTTCGAACGCGGGAAAATACCGATCTCCACACTACGGATTCGAAGACCTGGTCAGCGACGGCTCGCTGGCTCTGATGGAAGCGGTCGATAAATTTGACTATCAGCGGGGATTTCGATTCAGTACCTATGCGACGCATGCAATCCGACGCAGTTTCTTTCGCAAGATCGAACGACGTCAACGCGACCGGACGCGATT
This genomic interval from Schlesneria paludicola DSM 18645 contains the following:
- a CDS encoding sigma-70 family RNA polymerase sigma factor: MVRSSSSSIDRQMSGCDQEARVARILMLEIEFIPSDEFESMLAAKTKTQKFEIDTPKRAPRRRVAPDGEHTSCLSSALSEPLLSFAEEQFEFRRMNYLKFVAARLQTSLNPRRPSITKVAEIERLLVEAKEVRDHIIRSNLRLVVSNAGKYRSPHYGFEDLVSDGSLALMEAVDKFDYQRGFRFSTYATHAIRRSFFRKIERRQRDRTRFVATDPSVLISTPDTFEELDLGATAQTRLIGRVVETLSEHLSDRERHIVEGRFGLNGRSEPRTLMELSSELGICKERVRQVEGLALRKLQSVAINYTHTDTELSEAAPV